The Methanohalophilus portucalensis genome window below encodes:
- a CDS encoding type II/IV secretion system ATPase subunit has translation MKDLAHRIEDYNQACLYNRSFLHKLQFWKGDPETLPAYEPDIHGDLVDFEIPEGYEEIERYWVDEPYVFVSILKRLGIYRYVVVEPSLSVYEKDILERTYSDLKDVLTIDETTCADSDRDIILVSKALSLFKRYHIPLDVSSKYRILYYLRRNFLGFGKINPLMMDSDIEDISCDGVDIPIYLYHRKYLNIETNISYTEDKLNSFVITLCQRSGKHISVSEPLVDATLNDGSRLQATLGKEITTRGSSFNVRKFRGDPITPVDLINFGTCNLEMMVYFWLAIENGFSAIFAGGTASGKTTMLNAISLFIPPLSKIVSIEDTREIMMYHDNWIAGVTRDSISRSGAGEVSMYDLLKSALRQRPENLIVGEVRGKEALTLFQALSTGHTTYSTMHAGDVQTVVNRLENEPINVPHVMLQSLDILCIQRQVYLDDKRVRRLDNLVEFTGIDPKSGDIRINELYQWDSTKDEFYHNGQSNVLKLIVQKKGWSPQKLREETQNRHMILEYLLDHEIRDYISISLLVKTYATSPEIVLDAIENDALVDLLQQER, from the coding sequence ATGAAAGATTTGGCGCATAGGATAGAAGATTATAATCAGGCATGCCTATATAACAGGTCTTTTCTTCATAAATTACAGTTTTGGAAAGGAGACCCTGAAACACTACCTGCTTATGAGCCTGACATCCATGGTGATCTGGTAGATTTTGAGATTCCAGAAGGATATGAAGAAATTGAACGCTATTGGGTTGATGAACCCTATGTGTTCGTAAGCATTCTCAAAAGACTGGGTATATACCGTTATGTGGTTGTGGAACCTTCACTTTCTGTGTATGAGAAAGATATTCTGGAGCGCACCTATAGCGATCTGAAAGACGTTCTCACAATCGATGAAACAACTTGTGCCGATTCTGACAGGGATATTATCCTTGTTTCAAAAGCCCTTTCTCTTTTCAAACGTTACCATATTCCACTGGATGTTTCTTCTAAATACAGGATCCTTTACTACCTGAGGCGAAATTTTCTGGGATTTGGGAAAATCAATCCTCTTATGATGGATTCTGATATTGAAGATATTTCATGTGATGGGGTAGATATACCCATATATCTTTATCATCGAAAATATCTAAATATTGAAACAAATATTTCATATACTGAAGACAAACTTAACTCTTTTGTGATCACTCTCTGCCAGCGATCAGGAAAACACATCTCAGTAAGTGAGCCGCTTGTTGATGCTACTCTTAACGACGGATCGAGACTGCAGGCTACCCTGGGCAAGGAAATTACTACCAGAGGCAGTTCTTTTAATGTACGTAAGTTCAGGGGAGACCCGATTACTCCTGTAGATCTTATCAATTTCGGAACCTGTAATCTGGAAATGATGGTATACTTCTGGCTGGCGATTGAAAACGGTTTCAGTGCCATTTTTGCAGGAGGAACGGCTTCGGGTAAGACCACAATGCTTAACGCAATCTCATTGTTCATACCGCCGCTTTCCAAAATAGTGTCCATCGAGGATACCAGGGAAATCATGATGTACCATGACAACTGGATCGCAGGTGTCACGAGGGATTCAATAAGCAGAAGCGGAGCTGGAGAGGTTTCAATGTATGACCTTCTCAAATCTGCTCTGCGCCAGAGACCAGAAAACCTGATTGTAGGGGAAGTCAGAGGCAAGGAGGCCCTTACACTTTTCCAGGCCCTTTCAACCGGCCATACAACCTATTCCACGATGCATGCGGGTGATGTGCAGACGGTGGTTAACAGACTTGAAAATGAACCTATCAATGTACCGCATGTAATGCTCCAGTCCCTTGACATCCTCTGTATACAAAGACAGGTATACCTGGATGATAAAAGAGTACGCAGACTGGATAACCTGGTCGAATTTACAGGCATTGATCCCAAGAGCGGGGATATAAGAATCAATGAGTTATACCAGTGGGATTCCACCAAGGATGAATTTTACCACAATGGCCAATCCAATGTATTAAAACTCATTGTACAGAAAAAGGGTTGGTCTCCTCAAAAATTGCGGGAAGAAACGCAGAATCGCCATATGATCCTGGAATACCTTCTGGACCATGAAATCAGAGATTACATAAGCATTTCACTACTGGTGAAAACCTATGCAACATCTCCTGAAATCGTGCTGGATGCAATTGAAAATGATGCTCTTGTAGACCTGCTGCAGCAGGAAAGGTGA
- a CDS encoding polyprenyl synthetase family protein yields the protein MDLIDELKKRSTLVDESIQEFLPIDHPEELYRATRYLPDAGGKRLRPAVLMLSAEAVGGDSDSVLPAAVALELIHNFTLIHDDIMDRDDIRRGMPALHVKWGTAGAILAGDTLYSRAFEIISKMDADPQKLLKCVALLSRTCTEICEGQWLDVDFEKRDIVDVDEYLEMIENKTSVLYGAAAKVGAILGGASDEVADAMYEFGRLTGISFQIHDDVIDLVTPEEILGKSRGSDLREGKKTLIALHALNNGVELECFGKADATQDEIDSAVAKLEESGTLAYVREMADNYLEDGKNKLNLLEDSPAKDTLVEIADYMVSREY from the coding sequence ATGGATTTAATTGATGAATTAAAAAAACGCAGTACCCTGGTCGATGAATCTATACAGGAATTTTTGCCCATCGACCACCCGGAGGAATTGTACCGTGCAACACGGTACCTTCCGGATGCCGGAGGAAAAAGACTTCGTCCGGCAGTCCTCATGCTTTCCGCTGAAGCAGTGGGCGGGGATTCTGATTCCGTGCTTCCTGCTGCCGTTGCCCTTGAACTGATCCATAATTTCACACTTATACACGATGACATTATGGATCGGGATGATATTCGCCGCGGAATGCCGGCACTTCATGTAAAATGGGGCACTGCAGGAGCAATTCTGGCAGGGGATACCCTTTATTCCCGTGCCTTTGAGATCATTTCAAAAATGGATGCTGATCCACAAAAATTACTCAAATGTGTGGCCCTATTGTCCCGTACCTGTACTGAAATCTGTGAAGGACAGTGGCTGGATGTTGATTTCGAAAAAAGGGATATTGTGGACGTGGATGAATATCTGGAAATGATAGAAAACAAGACATCTGTGCTTTATGGTGCTGCTGCCAAGGTAGGTGCCATCCTTGGAGGGGCATCCGATGAAGTTGCTGATGCAATGTATGAATTCGGTCGCCTTACAGGTATCAGTTTCCAGATACATGATGATGTGATCGACCTGGTTACTCCGGAGGAAATTCTGGGCAAATCTAGAGGCAGTGACCTGAGAGAAGGGAAGAAGACCCTTATTGCACTTCATGCCCTGAATAATGGCGTTGAACTGGAATGCTTTGGCAAAGCAGATGCTACCCAGGATGAAATCGACAGTGCAGTTGCAAAACTGGAAGAATCAGGAACCCTTGCATATGTCAGGGAAATGGCTGATAACTATCTTGAGGATGGTAAGAACAAACTTAACTTGCTGGAAGATTCTCCGGCTAAAGATACATTGGTTGAAATTGCCGATTATATGGTCAGTAGAGAATACTGA
- a CDS encoding RNase J family beta-CASP ribonuclease, translated as MTELGIVAVGGYNEMGRNMTAIRVDDKIIIIDMGLRLDRVQIHEDVEIDKMHSLELIEMGAIPDDTIMKEIDGNVCAIVCTHGHLDHIGAISKLAHRYAAPIIGTPYTSALIQHQIDSERKFGVKNRIISVKAGGTYQVSDDVSIEMIRTQHSIIDAVFVAVHTPRGAILYACDFKLDRTPTLGEPPAFDRLRELGKEGVVAMIAESTNATRAGKTPSERIAHDMVRDVLLGTEESDVGMIITTFASHIARLNSIMQFATEMKRTPILLGRSMDRYVNTARELGYIELPKKTEIYGNRKDIDKAFKKIMDKGKDKYLPIVTGHQGEPGAILSRVANGDTAYKIESGDKVIFSANTIPTPMTQANRYALETKLKMKGARLYDNVHVSGHAYREDHWELIRLVNPENVIPAHGNIDMHSAYIEMAEDAGYELGHTLHLLRNGEELYIED; from the coding sequence ATGACAGAACTAGGGATTGTTGCAGTAGGCGGTTACAATGAAATGGGCCGTAACATGACTGCCATAAGAGTTGATGACAAGATCATCATAATTGACATGGGACTACGTCTGGATAGGGTGCAAATCCATGAGGATGTAGAAATTGATAAAATGCATTCTCTTGAGCTAATTGAGATGGGTGCTATCCCTGACGACACAATAATGAAAGAGATTGACGGGAATGTATGTGCAATTGTTTGCACACACGGCCACCTTGATCACATAGGTGCTATTTCAAAACTGGCACACAGATATGCAGCCCCAATAATCGGGACGCCGTACACCTCTGCCCTGATACAGCACCAGATCGATTCTGAACGCAAATTTGGTGTGAAGAACAGGATAATATCCGTAAAGGCCGGCGGCACATATCAGGTTAGTGATGATGTCTCAATCGAAATGATAAGGACCCAGCACAGTATCATAGATGCGGTATTCGTTGCAGTCCATACCCCAAGGGGTGCCATTTTGTATGCATGCGACTTTAAACTCGATCGGACACCCACCCTTGGAGAACCTCCGGCATTTGACAGATTAAGGGAACTTGGCAAGGAAGGTGTTGTGGCCATGATTGCCGAAAGTACAAATGCAACAAGGGCAGGTAAAACCCCTTCCGAAAGAATAGCCCATGATATGGTTCGTGATGTATTGCTTGGAACTGAAGAATCCGATGTGGGCATGATAATAACCACTTTCGCATCCCATATTGCCCGTCTGAATTCCATAATGCAGTTTGCAACAGAAATGAAGAGAACCCCCATCCTGCTTGGACGCTCTATGGACAGGTACGTGAACACCGCCCGTGAGCTGGGATACATCGAACTTCCTAAGAAAACAGAAATATACGGTAACCGGAAAGATATTGACAAAGCATTCAAGAAGATAATGGATAAAGGAAAGGACAAATACCTCCCAATCGTTACAGGCCACCAGGGCGAACCGGGTGCAATTCTTTCCAGGGTTGCCAATGGTGATACTGCCTATAAGATAGAATCGGGAGATAAGGTCATTTTCTCAGCAAACACAATCCCTACTCCGATGACACAGGCAAACAGGTATGCTCTTGAGACAAAACTCAAAATGAAAGGAGCGCGTCTGTATGATAATGTCCATGTTTCCGGACATGCATACCGTGAAGACCACTGGGAATTAATAAGACTCGTCAATCCTGAAAATGTAATTCCTGCACACGGCAACATCGATATGCACAGCGCCTATATTGAAATGGCTGAAGATGCAGGCTATGAACTGGGCCACACACTTCATCTATTGAGAAACGGAGAAGAATTATATATTGAAGATTAA
- the fni gene encoding type 2 isopentenyl-diphosphate Delta-isomerase codes for MFMSTSSRKLEHMQLCAQQQVESRKTGPGFKDVKLVHRALPEMDMDSVDISTSFLGKKLDAPFMIASITGGHPDTTPVNAALAEAAEETGIGIGVGSQRAAIEDPDQEESFSVVRDKAPDAFVYGNIGAAQIKEYGIEGAEKLVEMLDADALAVHLNFLQEAIQPEGDRDATGCIEAIEEICSIDVPIIVKETGAGISREDALLLKEAGVAAIDVGGAGGTSWAGVEVYRAKQRGDRISGHLGELFWDFGIPTIPSLIECRVSLPLIATGGVRTGLDIAKSLAIGANLASAALPFVAPALKEGDSVKQRLELMFEELKVAMFLCGCPDIESLRTSSSVVLQGETLEYLDQRGFDIRDIELRSNLL; via the coding sequence ATTTTTATGAGTACTTCCAGCAGAAAACTAGAACATATGCAACTTTGTGCCCAGCAACAGGTTGAATCCAGAAAAACCGGACCAGGATTTAAGGACGTGAAACTTGTCCACCGTGCACTCCCGGAGATGGACATGGATTCAGTGGACATTTCCACAAGTTTTCTGGGAAAAAAACTGGATGCACCTTTCATGATAGCCTCTATTACAGGCGGACATCCCGATACCACACCGGTAAACGCGGCACTTGCAGAAGCCGCCGAAGAGACCGGTATTGGAATTGGTGTAGGAAGCCAGAGAGCTGCTATAGAAGATCCGGATCAGGAAGAATCATTCAGTGTAGTAAGGGACAAGGCTCCTGATGCTTTTGTTTATGGTAACATTGGAGCGGCCCAGATCAAGGAATACGGAATAGAAGGTGCAGAAAAACTTGTTGAAATGCTTGATGCTGATGCCCTCGCGGTACACCTGAATTTCCTTCAGGAAGCAATTCAACCCGAAGGTGACAGAGATGCCACAGGATGCATTGAAGCGATCGAAGAAATATGTTCAATCGATGTACCAATTATAGTAAAAGAAACGGGAGCAGGTATTTCCCGGGAAGATGCCCTGCTTTTGAAAGAAGCCGGAGTAGCGGCTATCGATGTGGGCGGCGCCGGTGGGACCAGCTGGGCAGGTGTGGAAGTTTATCGTGCCAAACAGAGAGGAGACCGTATTTCCGGCCATCTCGGGGAACTTTTCTGGGATTTTGGAATTCCAACTATCCCTTCCCTGATTGAATGTCGTGTGTCCCTTCCCCTCATAGCTACAGGTGGTGTACGCACCGGACTTGATATTGCCAAATCCCTTGCAATTGGAGCAAACCTGGCCAGTGCAGCCCTGCCTTTCGTAGCCCCGGCCCTTAAAGAAGGAGATTCTGTAAAACAACGTCTTGAATTAATGTTTGAGGAACTGAAAGTTGCAATGTTCCTCTGTGGCTGCCCTGATATTGAAAGCCTGCGGACCTCATCGTCCGTGGTGCTTCAGGGTGAGACCCTCGAATACCTGGACCAGCGCGGTTTTGACATCCGCGATATTGAATTACGTTCTAATTTACTTTGA
- a CDS encoding isopentenyl phosphate kinase has product MNEKTSDITVLKIGGSVITDKSSDEGVAKEKAIIRIAREISFFEGRLIIVHGAGSFGHPQAQRYALADKYSAEGSAVTHRSVAALNESFVNALAQRNVNAVGVHPMGCFVAKNGRISESFLPALQIMLEKGITPVLHGDVVMDTIKGSSVISGDQIVPYLASKLNAYRIGVGSAEDGVLDEHGHPIPLITPDNFEVASRHIGGSENTDVTGGMLGKVKEMLEMSRQTKVPSYIFNANAGGNVMSFLRGEMIGTAIKDKA; this is encoded by the coding sequence ATGAATGAGAAAACCAGCGATATTACCGTATTGAAAATCGGCGGTAGTGTCATCACGGACAAGAGCAGTGATGAAGGAGTAGCCAAAGAAAAAGCTATAATACGAATAGCCCGTGAAATTTCGTTCTTTGAAGGTCGTCTTATTATCGTACATGGTGCCGGTTCATTCGGCCATCCCCAGGCACAACGGTACGCCCTTGCAGACAAATATTCCGCGGAAGGCTCCGCGGTTACCCACCGATCGGTCGCCGCATTAAATGAATCGTTTGTAAATGCCCTTGCACAAAGGAATGTTAATGCAGTAGGAGTACATCCCATGGGATGTTTTGTAGCAAAGAACGGGCGCATATCCGAATCATTCCTCCCTGCACTGCAAATAATGCTTGAAAAAGGAATCACACCGGTACTCCATGGCGATGTTGTGATGGATACGATAAAGGGTTCTTCAGTAATCTCCGGGGATCAGATAGTTCCTTATCTTGCTTCAAAACTCAATGCATACAGGATAGGTGTGGGAAGTGCAGAAGATGGTGTACTTGATGAACATGGCCATCCCATCCCACTAATTACTCCGGATAATTTTGAAGTTGCCAGTAGGCATATAGGTGGATCGGAGAATACCGATGTAACCGGCGGAATGCTGGGCAAGGTAAAAGAGATGCTTGAGATGTCCCGGCAAACCAAAGTACCTTCTTACATCTTCAATGCCAATGCAGGCGGTAATGTAATGAGTTTTCTGAGAGGGGAAATGATAGGTACTGCAATTAAAGACAAGGCTTGA
- a CDS encoding mevalonate kinase, whose product MITCSAPAKVYLFGEHAVVYNESAICCAVNIRTRVNIEYSENIVINSSLGTTGIDYEIHPYVSAVVDKIRKKSPYRGVSISIESDIPVGSGLGSSAAVVVATICAFNNLLKLGMDKESIASFGHSIEKEIQGAASATDTYVSTMGGTVAIPARRHLKNPLCNLVIGNTNVFSSTGQLVAKVASLKNIYPEVITPILSTIGKASLRGESLLENEDYRALGELMNVNQGLLEAIGVGCDELSRLIHSSRTAGALGAKITGAGGGGCMVALAENENIDAISREIKNAGGIPIVTGVTDSGVRVDFDNE is encoded by the coding sequence ATGATAACCTGTTCAGCACCGGCAAAGGTGTACCTTTTTGGGGAACACGCCGTCGTTTATAATGAGTCGGCTATTTGCTGTGCTGTAAATATTCGTACCAGGGTAAATATTGAATATTCAGAAAATATTGTGATCAATTCATCCCTTGGAACTACAGGTATTGATTATGAAATTCATCCCTATGTATCTGCCGTTGTGGATAAAATAAGAAAAAAATCGCCATATAGAGGAGTATCAATATCCATTGAATCGGATATCCCTGTGGGTTCGGGGCTTGGCTCCTCTGCGGCGGTGGTTGTGGCCACGATTTGTGCTTTTAACAACCTTTTAAAACTTGGAATGGACAAGGAATCCATAGCATCCTTTGGGCATTCAATCGAAAAAGAAATACAGGGAGCTGCAAGTGCTACGGACACCTATGTATCCACAATGGGCGGGACCGTTGCAATACCTGCACGGAGACATCTGAAAAATCCCCTATGTAACCTGGTAATAGGTAACACCAATGTGTTTTCCTCCACAGGACAACTTGTAGCGAAAGTCGCATCTCTTAAAAATATATATCCGGAAGTTATCACCCCCATTCTTTCTACTATAGGAAAAGCGTCTTTGAGAGGAGAAAGCCTTCTGGAAAATGAGGATTACAGGGCACTTGGGGAACTTATGAATGTAAATCAGGGTTTACTTGAAGCAATCGGTGTGGGTTGTGATGAGCTTTCCAGACTTATCCACTCAAGCAGAACTGCCGGTGCACTTGGTGCCAAGATTACCGGAGCAGGAGGCGGCGGATGTATGGTTGCCCTTGCAGAAAATGAGAATATTGATGCCATTTCCAGAGAGATCAAAAATGCCGGCGGAATCCCCATCGTAACAGGAGTTACTGATTCAGGCGTAAGGGTGGATTTTGATAATGAATGA
- a CDS encoding MEMO1 family protein, producing the protein MIMRQPTVAGQFYPLGIKPLKKELSHCFKDLELVSEDAYGIVVPHAGYMFSGPVAAYAYSKLPKADTYVIFGPNHTGYGSAVALSTQTWSTPLGDVEADEKMGEMLAGSIIDLDEVAHMYEHSIEVQLPFLQYRFGDSFKILPICMGLQDIDTAREVGLEVAKAAEKSGNKVVFIASSDFTHYQPHETAKETDMYLIDSLLNMDVEEFDRRREELSATACGYGPIVAMYTAAEYMGANTAELLKYATSGDMTGDYSAVVGYAAILVK; encoded by the coding sequence ATTATTATGAGACAGCCAACAGTAGCAGGCCAGTTCTATCCTCTGGGTATCAAACCCCTCAAGAAAGAGCTGAGCCATTGTTTCAAGGATTTGGAATTGGTCAGCGAAGATGCATATGGTATAGTTGTTCCTCATGCAGGATACATGTTTTCAGGCCCGGTGGCGGCTTATGCCTATTCTAAGTTGCCAAAGGCAGACACCTATGTAATATTCGGTCCCAATCATACGGGCTATGGATCTGCAGTGGCACTATCAACTCAAACCTGGTCTACTCCTCTGGGAGATGTTGAAGCCGATGAGAAAATGGGAGAAATGCTTGCAGGATCAATAATCGATCTGGATGAAGTTGCCCATATGTACGAACATTCAATCGAGGTCCAGTTGCCTTTCCTGCAGTATCGTTTCGGTGATTCATTCAAAATTCTTCCAATATGCATGGGTTTGCAGGACATAGATACTGCCCGGGAAGTCGGTTTAGAAGTTGCAAAAGCTGCGGAGAAATCCGGGAATAAAGTGGTGTTTATAGCATCAAGTGACTTCACCCATTACCAGCCACATGAAACCGCAAAAGAGACAGATATGTATCTGATAGACTCACTGTTAAATATGGATGTTGAGGAATTTGACCGCAGACGAGAAGAACTTTCCGCAACCGCATGTGGATATGGACCCATTGTAGCAATGTATACTGCAGCAGAATATATGGGAGCAAACACTGCAGAACTGCTGAAATATGCTACAAGCGGAGATATGACCGGGGATTATTCAGCAGTTGTTGGATATGCAGCCATACTTGTGAAATGA
- the rpsB gene encoding 30S ribosomal protein S2, translating into MEEDQVIEETLDEQVEQKVEEAPVEAETPNVETTKEETTEAADPEGPAPDSTSLVPIDEYLASGVHIGTQQKTQDMMKFVYRVRTDGLYVLDIQATDSRIRQVSHFLSKYDPAKILVVSARQYGQFPAKMFSKAIGAKSMVGRFIPGTLTNPSIEGFFEPDAIMVTDPAGDAQVIKEAVNIGIPVIGLCDTNNMISNVDMVIPTNNKGRKALSLIYWLLAREISKEKDIPFNYTMEDFEAGL; encoded by the coding sequence ATGGAAGAAGATCAGGTTATTGAAGAAACATTAGATGAACAGGTTGAACAAAAGGTGGAGGAGGCTCCTGTAGAAGCAGAGACTCCAAATGTCGAAACTACAAAAGAGGAAACAACAGAAGCAGCTGATCCGGAAGGTCCTGCACCGGATTCAACTTCCCTTGTTCCGATAGACGAGTATCTTGCATCCGGAGTACACATCGGTACCCAGCAGAAGACACAGGATATGATGAAATTTGTATATCGTGTGCGTACAGATGGACTTTATGTTCTGGACATACAGGCTACAGATAGCAGAATAAGACAGGTCTCTCACTTCCTTTCAAAATACGACCCTGCAAAAATACTGGTCGTGTCCGCAAGGCAGTACGGCCAGTTCCCTGCCAAAATGTTCTCCAAAGCAATTGGAGCAAAATCAATGGTAGGACGTTTTATCCCGGGTACCTTAACCAATCCTTCAATTGAAGGATTCTTCGAGCCCGATGCAATAATGGTTACCGATCCTGCAGGTGATGCCCAGGTAATCAAAGAAGCTGTCAACATCGGAATTCCCGTTATAGGACTTTGTGATACCAATAACATGATATCAAATGTTGATATGGTAATTCCAACAAACAATAAAGGACGTAAAGCACTTTCCCTCATATACTGGCTTCTTGCAAGGGAAATCTCAAAAGAAAAGGACATTCCATTCAATTATACCATGGAAGATTTCGAAGCAGGTCTGTAA
- a CDS encoding DNA-directed RNA polymerase subunit K: MSNEKFTKYERARIIGARSLQISMEAPVLIDIDSNDSLQIAMFEFEKGVIPITVKRDISS, translated from the coding sequence TTGAGCAATGAGAAATTTACAAAGTATGAACGTGCGAGGATCATTGGAGCCAGGTCCCTACAGATTTCAATGGAAGCTCCTGTGCTGATTGATATCGACAGCAATGATTCCTTACAAATCGCTATGTTTGAATTTGAAAAGGGTGTCATCCCTATTACAGTAAAGAGAGATATTTCATCATGA
- a CDS encoding DNA-directed RNA polymerase subunit N, translated as MLPVRCFTCGKVIANSWEDYKRRVEQGEAPAAVLDDLGVTRYCCRRMILAHVELVDVVAPYQ; from the coding sequence ATGTTACCAGTTCGCTGTTTCACATGTGGCAAGGTAATTGCAAATAGCTGGGAAGATTACAAAAGGCGAGTTGAGCAGGGAGAAGCTCCTGCTGCAGTACTTGATGATCTTGGTGTCACCCGTTACTGTTGCAGACGCATGATCCTTGCACACGTTGAACTTGTCGATGTAGTTGCACCATACCAGTAA
- a CDS encoding 30S ribosomal protein S9 yields MTNKVCNTSGKKKTAIARATVSKGVGKTRVNKKPLEVLEPEFVKLKIMEPLMLAEDAASGIDIDVTVSGGGIIGQANAVRTAIARGIVEWTNDTALRDAYMAYDRSLLVNDFRQKESKKFGGPGARARYQKSYR; encoded by the coding sequence ATGACCAACAAAGTTTGTAATACTTCAGGGAAGAAGAAAACAGCCATTGCTCGCGCAACTGTTAGTAAGGGTGTTGGCAAAACCCGTGTTAACAAGAAACCTCTGGAAGTTTTAGAACCAGAGTTTGTAAAACTTAAAATCATGGAGCCTCTCATGCTTGCTGAAGATGCCGCATCCGGCATTGATATCGATGTAACAGTAAGCGGAGGCGGAATTATTGGCCAGGCAAATGCAGTGCGTACCGCTATTGCAAGGGGTATTGTAGAGTGGACAAATGACACTGCTCTTCGTGATGCATACATGGCATATGACCGCAGTCTTCTGGTAAACGACTTCAGACAGAAAGAATCCAAGAAATTTGGTGGACCTGGCGCTCGTGCCAGATACCAGAAATCTTACAGGTGA
- a CDS encoding 50S ribosomal protein L13, with translation MTVINADGLIMGRLASKVAHRLLAGETISIVNAEKAIISGAKIATYEDYEHKRSLGSHEFGPFFPKRADRILKRSVRGMLPYKRARGKDAFARLRVYIGIPEEFGNAELEAVEGTNIDRLSTAKYITIGELSRKMGSKF, from the coding sequence ATGACAGTTATCAATGCAGATGGACTTATTATGGGAAGGCTTGCAAGCAAGGTTGCACATAGACTTCTTGCTGGTGAAACCATATCCATAGTCAACGCCGAGAAAGCTATAATCTCTGGAGCAAAAATCGCTACCTACGAAGATTACGAGCACAAAAGGTCACTTGGAAGCCATGAATTTGGCCCATTTTTCCCAAAAAGGGCAGATAGGATACTTAAAAGATCTGTCAGGGGAATGCTCCCATACAAAAGAGCACGTGGTAAAGATGCTTTTGCACGCCTCAGGGTTTATATTGGCATACCTGAAGAATTTGGAAATGCTGAATTAGAGGCTGTAGAAGGAACAAATATCGACCGCCTGAGTACTGCAAAATATATTACCATCGGGGAATTGAGCAGAAAAATGGGTTCAAAATTCTAA
- a CDS encoding 50S ribosomal protein L18e, which yields MSKKTQNKIERKSDPRVPSLIVSLKEQARQEDAPIWRDIARRLEKPRKNYAEVNLSKLNRNATEGEIVLVPGKVLGAGTLKRSVAVAALGFSASAKEKIAENGGRCVTIEEIMNEKPAGSGIRILI from the coding sequence ATGAGTAAAAAAACACAAAATAAGATTGAAAGGAAATCAGATCCAAGGGTTCCTTCCCTGATTGTCAGCCTTAAGGAACAGGCACGTCAGGAAGATGCTCCGATCTGGAGAGATATAGCCAGAAGATTGGAGAAACCAAGGAAGAATTATGCCGAGGTGAACCTTAGTAAACTCAACAGGAACGCAACAGAGGGCGAAATCGTTCTTGTTCCGGGAAAGGTACTTGGTGCCGGCACTCTGAAACGCTCCGTGGCTGTTGCAGCGCTTGGTTTCAGTGCATCTGCAAAGGAAAAAATCGCAGAAAATGGCGGCAGATGTGTCACTATTGAAGAGATTATGAACGAAAAACCGGCAGGCTCCGGTATCAGGATCTTGATCTGA
- a CDS encoding DUF2240 family protein, which translates to MDELKYVAAAPFKRNEGSSMLPQDFEFSLSFDLKWMTPEQASRILDIALNSHLLYMEDEHLHTAFDPSTVDIPRGFIPSKDILQQVTLVDQILEYIASCSNMDLKQVVSLVNNRHENLSGMVDVEVAALIIGRELGCDMDKFYEKVLQKVSING; encoded by the coding sequence ATGGATGAATTGAAGTATGTGGCAGCAGCTCCCTTCAAAAGGAATGAAGGCAGTTCAATGCTGCCACAGGATTTTGAATTTTCTCTCTCCTTTGACCTTAAGTGGATGACACCCGAACAGGCATCCAGAATACTGGATATTGCTTTAAATTCTCATTTACTTTATATGGAAGATGAGCATTTGCACACTGCATTTGATCCATCGACAGTTGATATCCCGAGAGGATTCATCCCTTCAAAAGACATCCTGCAACAGGTAACCCTTGTTGATCAGATTCTGGAATACATCGCATCCTGCAGTAATATGGACCTAAAACAGGTAGTATCACTTGTGAATAATCGGCATGAGAATCTTTCAGGTATGGTGGATGTTGAAGTTGCCGCCCTTATTATCGGAAGAGAGCTTGGTTGTGATATGGACAAATTCTATGAAAAGGTCCTTCAAAAAGTTTCAATTAACGGTTGA